The Tistrella mobilis genome window below encodes:
- a CDS encoding autotransporter outer membrane beta-barrel domain-containing protein, which produces MQISLRFRGTASVAALAVALSSTVASTSAVAQAIIDNGTVQLGINPEGNLVVPRSAPVPIGLTYLPEKNTGGSFGEALGPGCACEGWGIADFGTTLFGKAGESFGTVNIDATSIDLTISGTGTHATSAGSAARSVVNVVEPGADGRVLQVTHDFKPIDGVKNLYQVDVTVKNVSATATGEVAKLIYRRAMDWDIPPTQFSEVVTIQGWPASKLIAVSNNGFADGNPNTPQGAIATAGTTVDGNFTNGGPSDHGAVFDFDFGKLPVGEEVTFTIYYGAAGDEAQALAALKAVGAEIYSLGKPSDGPRSDAEAGTPNTFIFAFAGVGGTPIGGGGGGGGGLTIPYANAFRQMAFAMAREHMRLVSQRLTGLSHGGEGTEVFWGGRSGMITALAAPLAQLVSAEEDGGIQLAQLAQNAAAAPAGNTAQARDMGGVEGLRAYVAASYSVGEIDGTRASGVTVDYDAINLVGGVDYEVLRDESGFDSLLFGAGFGYGDYGGDIDNTRTRIDTRGYTAMLYGSATFAKSAYADLTLAHSWLDYDYRRDTGTGDVTATPDGREWGGTLRVGYDFRPRISRFSPTRWVFGPFVQGQYLKADIDGFTEQGTGGVSFEDQTAKSVTSQLGMHASVMRSMDWGALIFSGRMAWEHEYEDGADAVTLSSGTAPIDKVDPDYARLEFGVTALIGNDVALTADYATLAGDKYRTEHTGRLRLRIGF; this is translated from the coding sequence ATGCAGATTTCTCTCCGGTTCCGGGGCACGGCCTCGGTCGCCGCGCTGGCGGTTGCGCTTTCGTCCACCGTGGCCTCCACCAGCGCCGTCGCCCAGGCGATCATCGACAACGGCACGGTACAGCTCGGCATCAACCCTGAAGGCAATCTGGTCGTTCCGCGTTCTGCCCCCGTGCCTATCGGCCTGACCTATCTTCCCGAGAAGAACACCGGCGGCAGCTTCGGCGAAGCACTGGGTCCCGGCTGCGCCTGCGAAGGCTGGGGTATCGCCGATTTCGGCACCACCCTGTTCGGCAAGGCGGGCGAAAGCTTCGGCACCGTCAACATCGACGCGACCAGCATCGATCTCACCATCAGCGGCACCGGCACGCATGCGACCTCCGCCGGCAGCGCCGCCCGATCGGTGGTGAATGTGGTGGAGCCGGGCGCCGATGGCCGCGTGCTGCAGGTAACCCACGACTTCAAGCCGATCGACGGCGTGAAGAACCTGTATCAGGTCGACGTTACGGTGAAGAACGTCTCGGCGACGGCAACCGGCGAGGTCGCGAAGCTGATCTATCGCCGTGCGATGGACTGGGATATTCCGCCCACCCAGTTCTCCGAGGTGGTCACCATTCAGGGCTGGCCGGCATCGAAGCTGATCGCCGTCAGCAATAACGGCTTTGCCGACGGCAACCCCAACACGCCGCAAGGTGCGATTGCGACTGCCGGCACGACGGTCGACGGTAATTTCACCAATGGCGGGCCGTCGGATCACGGCGCCGTGTTCGACTTCGATTTCGGCAAGCTGCCGGTCGGGGAAGAAGTCACCTTCACCATCTATTACGGGGCGGCCGGCGACGAGGCCCAGGCGCTTGCCGCCCTTAAGGCGGTCGGCGCCGAGATCTACTCGCTCGGCAAGCCCTCCGACGGCCCCCGAAGCGATGCCGAGGCCGGCACGCCCAATACCTTTATCTTCGCATTCGCGGGCGTCGGCGGCACGCCGATCGGCGGCGGCGGCGGTGGCGGCGGCGGGTTGACCATCCCCTATGCCAATGCCTTCCGGCAGATGGCCTTCGCCATGGCGCGCGAACATATGCGCCTGGTCTCGCAGCGTCTGACCGGCCTTTCGCATGGCGGTGAAGGCACCGAAGTGTTCTGGGGCGGGCGTTCGGGCATGATCACCGCCCTCGCCGCCCCGCTCGCCCAGCTGGTCTCGGCTGAAGAGGATGGCGGCATCCAACTGGCCCAGCTGGCCCAGAATGCCGCCGCAGCGCCCGCCGGCAACACGGCCCAGGCGCGCGACATGGGCGGTGTCGAAGGTCTGCGCGCCTATGTCGCCGCCTCATACTCCGTGGGTGAGATCGATGGCACCCGGGCCAGCGGCGTGACGGTGGACTATGACGCCATCAACCTCGTCGGCGGTGTCGACTACGAGGTGCTGCGCGACGAAAGCGGCTTCGACAGCCTGCTCTTCGGCGCCGGCTTCGGTTACGGCGATTACGGCGGCGATATCGACAACACCCGGACCCGGATCGATACCCGCGGCTATACCGCCATGCTCTACGGCTCGGCGACCTTCGCGAAATCGGCCTATGCCGATCTGACCCTCGCCCATAGCTGGCTGGACTACGACTATCGCCGCGACACCGGCACCGGCGACGTCACCGCCACGCCGGATGGCCGGGAATGGGGCGGCACGCTGCGGGTCGGCTATGACTTCCGGCCCCGCATCAGCCGCTTTTCCCCCACCCGCTGGGTGTTCGGGCCTTTCGTTCAGGGCCAGTATCTGAAGGCCGATATCGACGGCTTCACCGAACAGGGCACGGGCGGCGTTTCGTTCGAAGACCAGACCGCAAAATCGGTGACGTCACAGCTCGGCATGCATGCCTCTGTGATGCGGTCGATGGATTGGGGCGCACTGATCTTCTCGGGCCGCATGGCCTGGGAGCATGAATACGAAGACGGCGCCGATGCCGTCACCCTGTCGAGCGGCACCGCCCCGATCGACAAGGTGGACCCGGACTATGCTCGGCTGGAATTCGGCGTCACCGCGCTGATCGGCAACGATGTCGCGCTGACCGCCGACTATGCAACGCTCGCCGGCGACAAGTACCGGACCGAACATACCGGTCGGCTGCGTCTGCGCATCGGCTTCTGA
- a CDS encoding glucosaminidase domain-containing protein: MSTPRPVVAPLATARSQRSALPPIRLPGDIDAAMGDERKSRFLGTVLPAIVAVNNAVLGERARLQGILRDMRMGIAPSPRDQAWLAQIARFYRGKATDLEDLLTRVDAIPTSLALGQAALESGWGTSRSAREGNALFGVMTWDDALFVVKPYETIVESVIDYVRTLNSHPAYAEFRAERQMMRRMNEQLDGGLLLRHLTRYSELGGDYIERVTVVIRQNGFADYDRMDLLAPWVPHG; this comes from the coding sequence TTGAGCACGCCCCGGCCTGTCGTGGCACCGCTTGCGACTGCCCGGTCCCAGCGGAGCGCGCTTCCGCCGATCCGGCTGCCGGGCGATATCGACGCCGCTATGGGCGACGAACGCAAATCGCGCTTTCTCGGCACGGTGCTGCCGGCCATCGTGGCGGTCAACAATGCCGTGCTGGGTGAACGGGCCCGGCTTCAGGGCATTCTTCGCGACATGCGCATGGGGATTGCCCCAAGCCCGCGCGATCAGGCCTGGCTTGCCCAGATCGCGCGCTTCTATCGCGGCAAAGCGACGGATCTTGAGGATCTGCTCACCCGCGTCGACGCCATTCCGACCTCTCTGGCGCTGGGGCAGGCGGCCCTTGAATCCGGCTGGGGCACATCCCGATCGGCGCGGGAAGGCAATGCGCTGTTCGGCGTGATGACCTGGGACGACGCGCTTTTCGTGGTCAAGCCCTACGAGACGATCGTCGAATCGGTCATCGATTATGTCCGCACCCTGAACAGCCATCCGGCCTATGCCGAGTTCCGGGCCGAGCGTCAGATGATGCGCCGCATGAACGAACAGCTGGATGGCGGTCTGCTGCTGCGCCACCTGACCCGGTATTCTGAACTGGGCGGTGACTACATCGAACGGGTCACGGTGGTCATCCGGCAGAACGGCTTCGCCGATTACGACCGCATGGATCTGCTGGCCCCCTGGGTTCCGCACGGCTGA